From a region of the Pontixanthobacter gangjinensis genome:
- a CDS encoding GntR family transcriptional regulator, with translation MTQQSRPVYLKLRDQIAASIIEGEYAEGAMLPSVRAFAAAQGANPLTVAKAYQQFQTDGLVEVQRGVGMYVVAGAAEKLRQFEREQFIREEWPEIRLRIQRLGIKAAELLETA, from the coding sequence ATGACCCAGCAATCAAGGCCTGTTTACCTGAAGCTTCGCGACCAGATCGCGGCATCGATAATCGAAGGCGAATATGCCGAGGGGGCAATGCTACCTTCGGTCCGGGCATTCGCAGCGGCTCAGGGGGCGAACCCGCTGACGGTCGCCAAAGCGTACCAGCAATTTCAAACTGACGGTTTGGTCGAAGTCCAGCGCGGCGTCGGAATGTATGTAGTGGCTGGTGCTGCGGAAAAACTGCGCCAGTTCGAACGCGAGCAGTTCATCCGCGAAGAATGGCCAGAAATCCGACTTCGCATTCAAAGGCTTGGAATCAAGGCTGCAGAATTGCTCGAAACTGCCTAG
- a CDS encoding integration host factor subunit beta: MIRSELLQALAKDNPDLRADEVEQVVDIFFDEITKRLAEGGRVELRGFGAFSTREREARTGRNPRTGETVDVPSKRVPYFKPGKEMRERLNPN; encoded by the coding sequence ATGATACGGTCAGAATTGCTGCAGGCTTTGGCTAAGGACAATCCCGATTTGCGGGCTGATGAGGTCGAGCAAGTCGTCGACATATTCTTTGACGAAATCACCAAGCGACTGGCAGAAGGCGGCCGTGTCGAATTGCGCGGTTTCGGTGCTTTTTCGACCCGCGAACGCGAAGCCCGCACGGGCCGCAACCCGCGCACTGGAGAAACTGTGGACGTGCCCTCAAAGCGCGTACCATACTTCAAGCCGGGCAAAGAAATGCGCGAGCGGCTTAATCCGAATTAA
- a CDS encoding tyrosine-type recombinase/integrase, protein MALKFTRLTRPAVRALKSGERINEHGIVAERQSNGDCRYSINIMVDRQRIHRAIGRESEGVTREQAERTIESIRTKSREDRLDLPSGRKTHRTFLEAAEEYLARIEHHPKHGRNLLRKTQHLRKRLIPHFTGQQLSRLTELSVSKYMKDRLDRGVAIATINRELSTLSHFLTRCTEWGWIKTKPRIDKGQEARKQIVVLVTAQKHALLDAAVADQDPVTWLFCTIAMGTAMRHSEILQMQWQEIDFAQNRIYLAKAKAGQREQPMPPRLAARLKSEWEQLGQPASYLFPAKKKNAKQPHRQTMAKQFRRSVVRAGLDPEKVTPHILRHTAITELVTAGVDLPTIQKISGHKTLAMVLRYTQLSDDHIDKSVAKLDGVFPDLVTPKLHKASTTIGSKAA, encoded by the coding sequence ATGGCGCTGAAATTCACACGTCTAACCCGGCCAGCCGTTCGCGCCCTGAAGAGTGGTGAACGGATCAATGAGCATGGAATCGTGGCAGAACGCCAAAGCAACGGAGACTGTCGTTACAGCATCAACATTATGGTTGATCGCCAGCGCATCCATCGCGCCATAGGAAGAGAGAGCGAAGGCGTCACTCGTGAGCAAGCCGAACGCACGATTGAAAGTATAAGAACCAAGTCCAGAGAGGACCGGCTGGATCTCCCAAGCGGACGGAAGACCCATCGAACATTCTTAGAAGCAGCTGAAGAATATCTCGCTCGCATAGAGCACCACCCGAAGCACGGTAGGAATCTACTGCGCAAAACACAGCACCTTAGAAAGCGACTGATACCACATTTCACCGGGCAGCAGCTTAGCAGGTTGACTGAGCTTTCCGTGTCTAAATACATGAAAGACAGGCTGGACAGGGGCGTAGCAATCGCGACGATTAACCGAGAACTCTCTACTCTTTCGCATTTTCTGACCCGTTGCACCGAATGGGGGTGGATCAAGACAAAGCCCAGAATAGACAAAGGGCAAGAAGCTCGAAAACAGATTGTCGTGTTAGTAACTGCCCAAAAGCATGCGCTGCTCGATGCAGCGGTTGCGGATCAAGACCCGGTCACTTGGCTGTTTTGCACCATCGCAATGGGCACTGCGATGCGCCATTCCGAAATCCTGCAGATGCAATGGCAAGAAATCGACTTTGCTCAAAACCGGATATACCTCGCCAAGGCAAAAGCAGGTCAGCGCGAGCAGCCAATGCCCCCTAGACTAGCTGCACGGCTCAAATCGGAATGGGAACAGCTAGGCCAACCTGCCAGCTATTTATTTCCGGCAAAAAAGAAGAATGCGAAACAGCCCCATCGGCAGACCATGGCAAAGCAGTTCCGACGCTCGGTTGTCCGCGCTGGCCTGGATCCGGAAAAGGTAACGCCTCACATTCTACGTCATACTGCTATCACAGAACTGGTTACTGCTGGAGTCGACTTACCCACGATCCAGAAGATCAGTGGACACAAAACATTGGCGATGGTGCTGCGTTATACGCAGCTTTCCGACGATCACATCGATAAAAGCGTCGCAAAGCTTGATGGCGTTTTTCCCGACCTGGTTACACCAAAACTACACAAAGCATCAACGACCATAGGTTCGAAAGCAGCCTAG
- a CDS encoding DNA-binding protein, translated as MDGLDKVTIQVLPDGRVSRMNAATLLGKSSKTLAEWQRLGIGPKSFLVGGRRFYWLAELQSYASGQTPVRPLND; from the coding sequence ATGGACGGTTTGGACAAAGTAACAATTCAGGTTCTTCCCGATGGGCGGGTTAGCCGCATGAATGCTGCAACCCTGTTGGGTAAGTCTTCGAAGACGCTTGCAGAATGGCAGCGCCTTGGAATTGGCCCGAAGAGCTTCTTGGTAGGTGGGCGCCGTTTCTACTGGCTTGCCGAACTTCAGAGCTATGCAAGCGGTCAAACTCCAGTCCGCCCTCTCAATGACTAA
- a CDS encoding helix-turn-helix domain-containing protein, translating into MGQTKANLKAEPRHIRIYKKQVDTDAWRALGPSAVKVLVSMLLCDYGINNGGIFFSERRGAKVTGLSRGTVRKAINELIEKGFVYRTKVGSFSQKIRHAAEYGMTWTAGPPGPNRAPTHRYEKWKQAKPRVQFALETGADFDPHMEKAAVNGAITAPPELEKWLISDNREKSESDPLTVSHGGIVSHCARHGSTQSEAAQEIWQAELRSALWFKLKGADPGEQTSLAERAGIPIGTLSKFKHGRPLPLKYRYSLSEALELFRASEPITVSQKAQTLALRKDSGQTQWSFPF; encoded by the coding sequence ATGGGGCAGACGAAAGCAAACTTGAAGGCAGAGCCGCGCCACATCCGCATCTACAAAAAGCAGGTGGATACCGACGCTTGGCGTGCTCTCGGCCCATCTGCAGTCAAGGTGCTGGTCTCGATGTTGCTCTGCGATTATGGAATCAACAACGGAGGCATCTTCTTCAGCGAGCGCCGAGGAGCCAAAGTCACCGGCCTGTCCCGTGGTACGGTACGAAAAGCGATCAATGAACTCATCGAAAAGGGCTTTGTCTATCGAACCAAAGTTGGCAGCTTTAGTCAGAAGATACGTCATGCCGCTGAGTACGGAATGACTTGGACTGCGGGGCCACCCGGCCCAAACCGAGCACCAACTCATCGTTACGAGAAATGGAAACAAGCAAAACCACGTGTCCAGTTTGCGCTGGAAACGGGAGCAGATTTCGACCCACACATGGAAAAAGCTGCCGTGAATGGTGCAATAACTGCCCCACCTGAGTTGGAAAAATGGCTCATTTCCGACAATCGCGAAAAGTCAGAATCTGACCCACTAACTGTTAGCCACGGGGGGATCGTTTCACATTGCGCAAGGCATGGTTCAACCCAAAGTGAAGCGGCGCAAGAGATTTGGCAAGCCGAGCTGCGCTCAGCTCTTTGGTTCAAGCTCAAAGGCGCCGATCCGGGGGAACAAACCTCTTTGGCTGAAAGGGCCGGCATTCCCATCGGCACGCTTTCCAAATTCAAGCATGGCAGACCGTTACCGCTTAAGTACCGTTATAGCTTATCTGAAGCATTGGAACTCTTCAGAGCTTCAGAACCTATTACGGTCTCCCAAAAGGCTCAAACTCTAGCCTTACGTAAAGATTCTGGACAGACCCAATGGAGCTTTCCTTTTTAG
- a CDS encoding NACHT domain-containing protein translates to MAEEYFIPRTLNCQIDRADERFSHSDLLDLPANLIILGEAGMGKTALLNELAGPRAKFVSAQRFINSPDPTQILGDSECLLIDALDETPAFADGGAVNQILSRLEASGAPRFILSCRSEDWQAATTKALISETFGAPPIEMQLTALDEQQITVFLATSLGEDRAREVFATYRERGLDEWLGNPQTLIMLAGVAGLGELPTSTAALFKRYIDLCLQDANLARRARQGETQRETALDTLGAAFAALILSGKAALARPEANYSDDDLRLSELVDLPNFAEWDAVSGNRLIKVYRGDTNRLTYAHRRIGEWLAARWLARQSHSDIARDRLFEALTEGGIVPASLRGLFGWLAQDSSLAMRVIETDPMAVIEYGDADGLSAQEGRALLEALEKLAVSDPWFSSWGNFRAKALVSGALLPQTLAAVLDPARGDRLRMLLVGQFKNEKLSPDTVERLHKFALDTEVFYALRDDAAEALIGNLSPDQIQIFVKSLRDQETHESARLAAHMILEAGIDIFDDSEVAETIMAVGGFPISGNTMVGDDRTSLRTWRYRNEVPDHRIEGILDLLAYHSTTHLPEFRSLESSDIINLGDALIARRLVMGDVEADQLLRWLKAFGGRDSYSKDDNKAIEDYLRENHDIRQAMQRMWFEGKVGEEEFWAATYKIIEVHRQLAFTDADLAEFLNTVPADFVPWQTAVRLIRHTETEGVKTRASLKRFAKNDADLKRFVRDLVDPPKRDWEIKREAKQAKHTVEKNKRWDGFRQGMAEEQAMLEQGQYGIIMQAANVYFARYSDLHGLDSAQSRLDALCGPDLIPSVLTGFEAYLNILPPFPHAKLVAKDYGDQRAWSARYILLAALAERTEKNGSIEPLTKDQLIAAQLHFANQAASGDEWKSLGEGLWEAILADREIFETYTRLLVEPSLKRRQEIIMGLHEVLHQTKEQYGDLIANLAEEWLHKFPRMHKSPEAALMDVLLHRHDHGALRPLIAKRLKMKTLTEERRRNWLAAGLICDFDRYAPSVEQAVEHDPALFWSIRERVGAQRPYDDMPDSIATHLAVWLVQNFRDLFPVAQRPNSVTSGDTNPWDATEGISRLVDRIGGDLSDTTEELLEQLAEIQDGYRDRILAVLAEYRRNRAEQGRATIEVAALAAMLSDGPPQSLRDLRTKMLYLFDKVQAQAQSSPTDSWVNFYRDDKKTPQNEERCSDRIVEMLRQHESVIQFSPEKHLGNDREGDIACEYGNLHLPVEVKGQWHDELWRAADEQLAAQQAVDHKADGYGILLVLWFGDCGKTLKGPPRGSGISKPTSPEELQLALTDVSKVARDGRIVIKVIDLTRA, encoded by the coding sequence ATGGCAGAAGAATACTTCATCCCCCGCACCCTAAACTGTCAGATCGACCGCGCGGACGAAAGGTTCTCGCATAGCGACCTATTGGATTTACCCGCAAACCTCATCATCTTGGGCGAAGCCGGTATGGGCAAAACAGCGCTGTTGAATGAGCTCGCTGGCCCGCGCGCGAAATTCGTTTCTGCACAGCGCTTCATCAATTCTCCAGACCCCACCCAGATACTGGGCGATTCCGAATGCCTTCTGATTGATGCCCTTGATGAGACTCCCGCTTTCGCTGACGGTGGGGCGGTCAACCAAATCCTATCAAGGCTCGAAGCTTCCGGTGCTCCGCGTTTCATCCTCAGCTGCCGTTCAGAAGATTGGCAAGCTGCGACAACCAAAGCACTGATCAGCGAAACCTTTGGTGCGCCGCCCATCGAGATGCAGCTAACAGCGCTAGATGAGCAGCAGATTACTGTCTTTCTAGCTACCAGTCTGGGTGAAGATCGGGCGCGAGAGGTTTTCGCGACGTATCGGGAGCGCGGTCTTGATGAGTGGTTGGGGAATCCGCAGACGTTGATCATGCTGGCCGGAGTGGCTGGGCTTGGGGAGCTACCAACATCAACGGCTGCGCTGTTCAAACGATATATTGACCTGTGCTTGCAAGATGCAAACTTGGCCCGCCGGGCGCGTCAGGGCGAAACCCAACGCGAAACGGCTCTCGATACCCTTGGTGCGGCTTTTGCTGCGCTAATCCTGTCAGGAAAGGCGGCACTGGCGCGCCCGGAAGCAAACTATTCTGACGACGATTTGCGCTTGTCCGAATTGGTTGATTTACCAAACTTCGCCGAATGGGACGCTGTATCAGGCAATCGACTAATCAAAGTATATCGCGGTGATACCAATCGATTAACCTACGCCCACCGACGAATTGGTGAGTGGCTAGCAGCGCGTTGGTTGGCCCGTCAGTCGCACAGCGATATAGCTCGCGATAGACTGTTTGAGGCATTAACAGAAGGCGGCATTGTTCCTGCTAGTTTGCGTGGTCTCTTTGGATGGTTGGCGCAGGACTCATCACTTGCGATGCGGGTTATCGAGACCGATCCTATGGCGGTTATCGAATATGGTGATGCCGATGGACTGAGCGCGCAGGAAGGGCGCGCCCTGCTTGAAGCTCTAGAAAAACTCGCCGTAAGCGATCCATGGTTTTCTAGCTGGGGCAATTTCCGTGCGAAAGCACTGGTAAGCGGTGCCTTGCTGCCGCAAACATTGGCGGCGGTTCTCGACCCTGCGCGCGGCGATCGCCTGCGCATGCTGCTGGTTGGGCAATTCAAGAATGAAAAGTTGTCGCCAGATACAGTTGAAAGGCTGCATAAATTCGCGCTTGATACGGAGGTTTTTTACGCGCTTCGCGATGATGCAGCTGAGGCACTGATCGGTAATCTCTCACCTGATCAAATCCAAATTTTCGTCAAATCGTTGCGTGATCAAGAAACCCATGAATCCGCCCGCTTGGCGGCGCATATGATTCTCGAAGCCGGCATCGATATTTTTGATGATTCCGAAGTGGCTGAGACCATTATGGCGGTTGGCGGCTTTCCTATTTCTGGCAACACGATGGTAGGCGATGACAGAACTTCGCTCCGGACTTGGCGTTACCGGAACGAAGTTCCAGATCACCGCATCGAAGGCATTCTCGATCTGCTTGCGTATCATTCGACTACGCATCTACCTGAGTTTCGTAGCCTAGAATCGTCCGATATCATTAATTTGGGCGACGCATTGATAGCCCGACGATTGGTAATGGGGGATGTCGAGGCAGATCAATTGCTCAGGTGGTTAAAGGCCTTTGGTGGCCGAGACAGCTATTCTAAAGACGACAATAAAGCCATCGAAGACTATTTGCGCGAGAACCACGATATCCGCCAAGCAATGCAGCGCATGTGGTTTGAGGGAAAAGTAGGCGAAGAGGAATTTTGGGCAGCCACTTACAAAATAATCGAAGTCCACCGTCAGCTCGCCTTTACCGATGCTGACCTTGCGGAGTTCCTAAACACTGTGCCAGCCGACTTTGTGCCTTGGCAAACAGCGGTCCGCTTAATCCGTCATACGGAAACTGAGGGAGTCAAAACGCGCGCTTCATTGAAGCGCTTTGCGAAGAATGATGCCGATCTAAAAAGGTTTGTGCGAGATCTAGTTGACCCACCAAAGCGCGATTGGGAGATTAAGCGAGAGGCGAAGCAGGCAAAGCATACAGTAGAAAAGAACAAACGTTGGGATGGTTTCCGGCAAGGCATGGCTGAAGAACAGGCGATGCTCGAGCAAGGGCAATATGGCATTATCATGCAGGCCGCGAATGTTTACTTCGCGCGCTATTCGGACCTTCATGGTCTGGATTCGGCCCAATCGCGGCTCGACGCTCTATGCGGGCCTGATCTTATCCCTTCAGTTCTGACTGGGTTTGAAGCCTATCTCAACATTCTCCCGCCGTTTCCTCACGCAAAACTTGTGGCGAAAGACTACGGTGATCAGCGCGCTTGGAGCGCGCGCTACATTCTCCTTGCGGCGCTTGCCGAGCGTACCGAGAAGAATGGCAGCATCGAGCCGCTGACCAAAGATCAACTCATCGCAGCTCAACTTCATTTTGCAAACCAAGCCGCTAGCGGGGACGAGTGGAAGTCACTTGGAGAAGGACTGTGGGAGGCCATTCTTGCTGATCGAGAGATATTTGAAACCTATACGCGCCTGTTGGTAGAACCCTCGCTTAAGCGCCGCCAAGAGATCATAATGGGCCTGCACGAGGTGCTTCATCAGACAAAGGAACAATATGGCGACCTAATTGCCAATTTGGCAGAAGAATGGCTGCACAAGTTCCCCCGTATGCACAAAAGCCCTGAGGCGGCACTGATGGACGTCCTACTGCACCGCCACGACCATGGTGCTTTGAGGCCGTTGATTGCAAAGCGACTCAAGATGAAAACGTTGACCGAGGAGCGTCGTCGCAATTGGCTGGCCGCTGGCTTGATTTGCGATTTTGATCGTTATGCGCCTAGTGTTGAGCAGGCGGTTGAGCACGATCCGGCGCTGTTCTGGAGCATTCGCGAGCGGGTTGGTGCCCAACGCCCTTACGATGATATGCCCGATTCCATAGCCACGCATTTAGCAGTGTGGCTGGTTCAGAATTTCCGTGACCTTTTTCCTGTGGCGCAGCGCCCCAATTCCGTCACGTCCGGCGATACCAACCCATGGGATGCCACTGAAGGTATCAGCCGCTTGGTCGACCGTATTGGTGGCGATTTGTCAGACACTACTGAAGAGCTCCTCGAACAGCTGGCCGAAATTCAGGACGGCTATCGCGATCGAATATTGGCGGTTCTGGCTGAATATCGGCGGAACCGGGCAGAGCAAGGCCGGGCGACAATCGAAGTCGCTGCGCTTGCCGCGATGCTAAGCGATGGGCCCCCGCAGTCGCTGCGCGATCTACGCACAAAAATGCTTTATCTGTTCGATAAGGTTCAGGCTCAGGCACAGAGTAGCCCAACCGATAGCTGGGTAAATTTTTACCGTGATGATAAGAAAACGCCTCAGAACGAGGAACGCTGTAGCGACCGAATTGTTGAGATGCTTAGACAGCACGAATCAGTGATTCAGTTCAGCCCTGAAAAGCATCTCGGAAATGATCGAGAAGGCGATATCGCGTGCGAATATGGCAATCTGCATCTGCCTGTCGAAGTGAAAGGCCAATGGCACGATGAACTATGGCGCGCAGCCGATGAACAATTGGCAGCGCAGCAAGCCGTTGACCACAAAGCCGATGGCTATGGCATATTGCTTGTTTTGTGGTTCGGCGATTGCGGTAAGACATTGAAGGGGCCGCCGCGCGGATCAGGCATTTCAAAACCCACCAGTCCAGAAGAGTTGCAGTTGGCCTTGACTGACGTGAGTAAAGTGGCACGCGACGGGCGCATCGTCATTAAGGTGATCGATCTGACACGTGCTTGA
- a CDS encoding DUF4143 domain-containing protein produces the protein MLEQGRGSNRPGPQRIEAWDWQPLEEISSPADTASQQPEPTLEVPQFALEDYWLRGGYRESLSASTDAISDAFLDSLIANELAPLPARTSRGAEIDRSQFLKDLARYNGCPLDSLWRKTGWDKASFDDVIEGLIDRQFIFRIKYLPMDDRSDLYYFCDTGVLHRLFNPKWKLSGQGQGHFANSWEGFVIRTILKRYGRRNGVDAEVFVWRRPTDGNDEIDLVLRWPSTDECWAIEIGVGRDKKPSKGFWVAACELGATDLRIIHRGICEVIGDYERVTLERFLTQY, from the coding sequence GTGCTTGAGCAAGGCAGGGGAAGCAATCGACCGGGCCCCCAGCGGATAGAGGCGTGGGATTGGCAACCGCTCGAGGAAATCTCTTCACCGGCGGATACTGCCTCCCAGCAGCCTGAGCCCACGCTCGAAGTCCCGCAATTTGCTTTGGAAGACTATTGGTTGCGCGGCGGATATCGGGAAAGTTTGTCGGCTTCGACTGATGCGATTAGCGACGCATTTCTCGATAGTCTCATCGCAAACGAGCTGGCGCCTCTTCCTGCCAGGACTTCGCGTGGCGCGGAAATTGACCGTAGCCAGTTTCTCAAAGACTTAGCCCGCTACAATGGCTGTCCATTAGACTCGTTGTGGCGGAAAACTGGGTGGGATAAAGCCTCCTTCGACGATGTTATCGAAGGCCTAATCGACCGCCAGTTCATATTTCGCATTAAATATCTGCCAATGGATGATCGCAGCGATCTCTATTATTTTTGCGATACGGGCGTGCTACATCGTCTCTTCAATCCAAAGTGGAAACTGTCAGGCCAGGGCCAAGGGCATTTTGCCAATAGCTGGGAAGGGTTCGTCATCCGCACAATATTGAAACGATACGGCCGTCGCAACGGTGTGGATGCCGAGGTATTTGTGTGGCGCAGACCAACCGATGGCAATGACGAGATTGATCTCGTGCTGAGGTGGCCGAGTACAGATGAATGCTGGGCCATTGAGATAGGAGTGGGACGAGATAAAAAGCCATCGAAGGGTTTCTGGGTCGCTGCTTGTGAGTTGGGTGCGACAGATTTACGTATAATCCATCGCGGCATTTGCGAAGTTATCGGGGACTATGAAAGGGTGACCTTGGAGAGGTTTCTTACCCAATATTGA